Proteins from one Acetobacteroides hydrogenigenes genomic window:
- a CDS encoding sugar 3,4-ketoisomerase, whose amino-acid sequence MGKKVTVWDSSIVQIKKNSRREGNISIIENGIDLPFDVKRVFYIYDIPGGESRGAHAHKECHQFLVAASGAFEVLLDDGRTQRLIQLNRPYQGLHIPPGLWASEINFSSGAVCLVLTSHRYAESDYIRTYEDYLKYINE is encoded by the coding sequence ATGGGTAAAAAGGTAACAGTTTGGGACAGCTCCATCGTACAGATCAAAAAGAATAGTAGGAGAGAAGGCAACATTTCGATTATCGAGAATGGAATTGATCTTCCATTTGATGTAAAAAGGGTATTCTACATCTACGATATCCCCGGTGGCGAATCGCGTGGTGCACATGCACATAAGGAGTGTCACCAATTTTTGGTTGCTGCCAGCGGTGCCTTCGAGGTACTGCTCGACGATGGTCGTACTCAAAGGCTTATACAGCTTAACCGTCCCTACCAAGGGCTACATATTCCTCCAGGATTATGGGCTTCGGAAATAAACTTCTCGTCGGGTGCTGTGTGCTTAGTTCTAACATCGCACCGTTACGCCGAATCGGACTACATTAGAACCTACGAGGATTACCTTAAGTACATAAACGAATAA
- a CDS encoding acyltransferase, translating into MAVKIHPTADVQTSNIGDDTLIWQYAVILKGATIGSNCNINCHTFIENDVTIGNNVTVKSGIYLWDGITVGNDVFLGPNVTFTNDKYPRSKQYPESFQRITIEDGASIGAGAIILGGLTIGKKAMVGAGSVVTKDIPAEELWMGNPAKFVKKLKD; encoded by the coding sequence ATGGCGGTCAAAATACATCCTACAGCCGATGTACAAACATCGAATATTGGCGATGATACCCTCATCTGGCAGTATGCCGTTATCCTTAAGGGAGCAACTATTGGCTCTAACTGTAACATCAACTGCCATACGTTTATTGAGAATGATGTTACCATAGGTAACAACGTTACGGTAAAATCGGGTATTTACCTCTGGGATGGCATAACCGTTGGTAATGACGTATTTCTAGGTCCAAACGTCACCTTTACCAACGACAAGTATCCTCGCTCGAAACAGTACCCCGAATCGTTTCAGCGTATTACCATCGAAGATGGCGCATCGATAGGCGCTGGAGCCATCATTTTGGGAGGATTAACCATTGGAAAGAAAGCAATGGTTGGCGCCGGCAGCGTTGTTACCAAGGATATTCCTGCAGAAGAGCTTTGGATGGGCAATCCTGCAAAGTTTGTAAAAAAACTAAAAGACTAA
- a CDS encoding DegT/DnrJ/EryC1/StrS family aminotransferase, which produces MIKFLDLLKVNQLHEAEIKKAMNDVFDSGWYIHGESVSRFEKNYAAYCGTKHCIGVANGLDALILILRAYKELGIMSDGDEVIVPANTYIASILSISANSLVPVLVEPDAKTFNLDPAKVEEHITPKTKAILTVHLYGQLSEMEQLNQIAQKHNLKVIEDSAQSHGAMLANGNRAGNLGDAAGHSFYPGKNLGALGDGGAVTTNDDELASCIRALANYGSHKKYHNIYQGVNSRLDEMQAAILDVKLKGLDAENEHRREVARYYLANIRNPKVSLPAWDGSNNHVFHIFVVRVENRVEFQEYLTSNGIQTVIHYPIPPHKQNAYASWNSLSFPITEAIHEEVISLPMSPVMTDAEIKSVVEVVNRY; this is translated from the coding sequence ATGATAAAGTTTCTAGACCTGCTTAAGGTCAACCAGCTGCACGAGGCCGAGATAAAGAAGGCCATGAACGATGTATTCGATTCGGGTTGGTATATACACGGCGAATCGGTAAGCCGTTTTGAAAAGAATTACGCTGCATACTGCGGAACAAAGCACTGTATTGGCGTTGCCAATGGGCTCGATGCGCTTATCCTTATCCTTAGGGCATATAAGGAGCTAGGCATAATGTCCGATGGCGACGAGGTTATTGTTCCAGCCAATACCTACATAGCCTCTATACTTTCCATATCGGCTAATAGCCTTGTTCCTGTGCTGGTAGAACCCGATGCTAAAACCTTTAACCTCGATCCAGCTAAGGTAGAGGAACACATTACCCCAAAAACGAAGGCCATTCTTACCGTTCATCTGTACGGACAGCTATCGGAAATGGAGCAGCTAAACCAAATTGCCCAAAAGCATAACCTTAAGGTTATTGAGGATAGCGCCCAATCGCACGGGGCAATGCTTGCCAATGGCAATAGGGCAGGCAACCTTGGTGATGCCGCTGGACACTCGTTCTACCCTGGCAAAAATCTAGGAGCGCTTGGCGATGGGGGAGCAGTTACCACCAACGACGACGAGCTTGCCTCCTGCATAAGAGCCTTGGCAAACTACGGATCGCACAAGAAGTACCACAACATATACCAAGGCGTAAACAGCCGCTTAGACGAGATGCAGGCAGCCATACTCGACGTTAAGCTTAAGGGACTTGATGCCGAAAACGAGCATCGTAGGGAAGTTGCCCGCTACTATCTGGCAAACATCAGGAACCCTAAGGTAAGCCTCCCTGCTTGGGATGGTAGCAACAACCACGTATTCCACATCTTTGTTGTAAGGGTAGAAAACCGCGTAGAGTTTCAGGAATACCTTACCAGCAACGGGATACAAACGGTTATCCACTACCCAATTCCACCACATAAGCAGAATGCCTACGCCAGCTGGAACAGCCTAAGCTTCCCCATCACCGAAGCCATACACGAGGAGGTTATAAGCCTGCCAATGAGCCCTGTGATGACGGACGCGGAGATAAAGAGTGTGGTAGAGGTTGTGAATAGGTACTAG
- a CDS encoding O-antigen translocase: MTSNKGSYRQIFKATSLFGGVQVFNIIIGIIRSKIVAVLLGASGMGVLGLFTTTIAMVQSITGLGLSSSAVRDISEASGSGNSQKIASSIKILRRWVWATGLFGSVATVALAPLLSKWTFGNEEYTWAFIWLSVTLLLNALSSGQTSLLQGMRRLKDMAKSSMLGSLVGLITSIPLYYFFGIKGIVPALIVTAATALLLSSYFARRVSVAPVKQTWHESYKGGINMAKLGIAMMFSGFMVTLVSYVTNLFVSRTGGVSDVGMYRAAWTISAQYVGLVFTAMATDYFPRLAGLNNDSKAQHQTVNQQSEIALLILGPMLVTLIGFAPLLVRLLYTPEFLPIRTMICWNMIGIPFKAASWALGFLVIAKGNSKLYFITETLANAIMLLFNILGYMWGGLAGLGFAFFASYAAYLAIMAAIAYRAYGFRFDRQLIRIFVLQLAMVSATFAATFIVSTPISYAIIVIALIASTIYTLKEVNKRLNILEVVKKFRNK, translated from the coding sequence GTGACAAGCAATAAGGGATCATACCGACAGATATTTAAGGCTACATCGCTGTTTGGCGGGGTTCAGGTGTTCAACATCATTATCGGCATCATTCGCTCAAAGATTGTTGCCGTTCTGCTTGGTGCATCTGGTATGGGTGTGTTGGGCCTATTTACTACCACAATTGCCATGGTCCAGTCTATTACTGGACTTGGACTGTCATCGAGCGCTGTACGCGATATATCGGAGGCAAGCGGTAGCGGTAATTCTCAGAAAATAGCCTCATCCATAAAGATTCTTCGCCGATGGGTTTGGGCTACAGGACTTTTTGGTTCGGTGGCAACAGTTGCTCTGGCACCACTCCTAAGCAAATGGACTTTTGGTAACGAGGAGTACACGTGGGCCTTCATTTGGCTATCGGTAACGCTGCTACTTAATGCGCTTAGCAGCGGACAAACATCGCTGCTACAGGGTATGCGCCGCCTAAAGGATATGGCAAAGTCGAGCATGCTTGGATCGCTAGTCGGACTAATAACGTCTATCCCTCTTTACTACTTCTTTGGCATAAAAGGGATTGTTCCAGCCCTTATTGTTACTGCCGCTACAGCGCTGCTGCTTTCGTCGTACTTTGCCCGAAGGGTCAGCGTTGCTCCTGTAAAGCAAACCTGGCACGAAAGCTATAAGGGAGGCATCAACATGGCTAAACTGGGCATTGCCATGATGTTTAGCGGATTTATGGTTACGCTGGTTTCCTACGTTACCAACCTATTTGTTAGCCGAACAGGAGGCGTGTCGGATGTGGGAATGTACAGGGCAGCTTGGACCATCAGCGCACAGTACGTTGGCCTCGTCTTTACCGCCATGGCTACCGACTACTTTCCCCGTTTAGCAGGCTTAAACAACGACAGCAAGGCTCAGCATCAAACCGTTAATCAGCAATCCGAGATAGCCCTTCTGATTCTTGGTCCTATGCTGGTTACCCTTATCGGTTTTGCTCCCCTGCTAGTTCGTTTGCTATATACCCCCGAGTTCCTGCCCATCCGAACCATGATTTGCTGGAACATGATAGGCATACCATTTAAGGCTGCATCGTGGGCGTTGGGCTTTCTTGTTATCGCGAAAGGGAACAGCAAGCTGTACTTTATCACCGAAACTCTTGCAAACGCCATTATGCTGCTTTTTAATATCTTGGGTTATATGTGGGGTGGACTTGCCGGACTAGGTTTTGCATTCTTTGCCTCGTATGCCGCTTACCTCGCCATTATGGCAGCAATTGCTTATAGAGCCTATGGCTTTAGATTCGATAGGCAGCTTATCCGAATATTTGTCCTTCAGCTTGCAATGGTTTCTGCTACATTTGCAGCAACGTTTATTGTGTCGACACCAATCTCGTACGCTATTATAGTGATAGCGCTTATTGCTTCGACAATCTACACCCTAAAAGAGGTAAACAAGAGGCTTAACATCTTGGAGGTAGTTAAGAAATTCAGAAATAAGTAA
- a CDS encoding sugar 3,4-ketoisomerase — translation MLESVRIVDLPKILDERGNLSFLEGDRHIPFTIMRTYWIYDVPGGEQRGGHAFKEQEELIIALSGSLDVVVTDGKQEKRFSLNRSYYGLYVPHGIWRHMENFSTNSVALVLSSTTYNADDYIRDYNQYLQLTNG, via the coding sequence ATGCTCGAAAGCGTTCGAATAGTAGACTTACCTAAAATACTCGACGAAAGAGGAAACCTTTCATTTCTCGAAGGTGACAGGCATATCCCTTTTACCATTATGCGCACCTACTGGATTTACGATGTACCAGGTGGCGAACAGCGTGGTGGACATGCGTTTAAGGAGCAAGAGGAGTTAATCATTGCACTTTCCGGGAGTCTTGACGTGGTAGTAACCGACGGGAAGCAGGAAAAACGCTTTTCGTTGAATCGATCGTACTACGGCCTTTACGTACCTCACGGCATTTGGAGGCATATGGAAAACTTCTCGACCAACTCGGTAGCCCTTGTGCTTTCGAGCACAACCTACAATGCCGACGACTATATAAGAGACTACAACCAGTATTTACAGCTAACCAATGGGTAA